In a genomic window of Platichthys flesus chromosome 24, fPlaFle2.1, whole genome shotgun sequence:
- the anapc10 gene encoding anaphase-promoting complex subunit 10 gives MADGENVAFLPYQFEPESDPEDAAEEPRELRPQQEVSERRMATPSKTPPGADPKQLERTGTVREIGSQAVWSLSSCKPGFGVDQLRDDNLETYWQSDGSQPHLVNIQFRRRTTVKMLCIYADYKSDESYTPSKISVRVGNNFHNLQEIRQLEMVEPSGWIHISLINQRTNEPISTFMIQIAVLANHQNGRDTHMRQIKVYTPVEESSIGKFPRCTTVDFMMYRTIR, from the exons ATGGCTGATGGAGAGAACGTAGCGTTCCTTCCGTATCAGTTTGagccagagtcagatcctgaaGACGCTGCTGAAGAGCCTCGGGAGTTAAGGCCCCAGCAGGAGGTCTCTGAACG GAGGATGGCCACGCCCAGCAAGACGCCACCGGGCGCCGACCCCAAGCAGCTGGAGCGGACCGGCACGGTCCGAGAGATCGGGTCCCAGGCAGTGTGGTCCCTGTCGTCCTGTAAACCCG GCTTCGGGGTGGATCAGCTGAGGGACGATAACCTGGAGACGTACTGGCAGTCGGACGGATCGCAGCCTCACCTGGTGAACATTCAGTTCAG gaggaggacgacggtGAAGATGTTGTGTATTTATGCTGATTATAAATCTGACGAGAGCTACACACCCAGTAAGATCTCTGTCCGAGTCGGCAACAACTTCCACAACCTGCAGGAAATCCGG cagctggagatgGTGGAGCCGAGCGGCTGGATCCACATCTCTCTCATCAACCAG cggaCGAACGAGCCGATCAGCACCTTCATGATACAGATTGCCGTGTTGGCCAACCACCAGAACGGCAGAGACACTCACATGCGGCAGATTAAAGTCTACACGCCGGTGGAGGAGAGCTCTATCGGAAAGTTCCCACGATGCACCACGGTGGACTTCATGATGTACCGCACCATCAGGTGA
- the abce1 gene encoding ATP-binding cassette sub-family E member 1, which translates to MADKNTRIAIVSHDKCKPKKCRQECKKSCPVVRMGKLCIEVTPQSKIVWISESLCIGCGICIKKCPFGALSIVNLPSNLKKETTHRYCANSFKLHRLPIPRPGEVLGLVGTNGIGKSTALKILAGKQKPNLGKYDNPPDWQEILTYFRGSELQNYFTKILEDDLRAIVKPQYVDQIPKTVKGSVGAILSRKDDTDTQSIVCDQLDLTHLRERNVEDLSGGELQRFACAVVCIQRADIFMFDEPSSYLDVKQRLKAAITIRSLITPDRYIIVVEHDLSVLDYLSDFICCLYGVPSAYGVVTMPFSVREGINIFLDGYVPTENLRFRETSLVFKVAETANEEEVKRLRHYQYPDMFKKMGEFELDIKGGEFTDSEIMVMLGENGTGKTTFIRMLAGGLKPDEGGDVPTLLVSYKPQTISPKFKGSVRALLHEKIRDAYTHPQFITDVMKPLQIESIIDQDVQILSGGELQRVALTLCLGKPADVYLIDEPSAYLDSEQRLMAARVIKRYILHAKKTAFVVEHDFIMATYLADRVIVFDGIPSRQTAANTPQGLLAGMNRFLALLEITFRRDPNNFRPRINKLNSIKDTEQKKSGNYFFLDD; encoded by the exons ATGGCAGATAAAAACACCAGGATCGCCATCGTCAGCCACGACAAGTGTAAACCCAAGAAATGCCGTCAGGAGTGCAAGAAGAGCTGCCCCGTGGTGCGGATGG ggaAGCTGTGCATCGAGGTGACGCCGCAGAGTAAGATCGTGTGGatctctgagtctctgtgtaTAGGCTGTGGAATCTGCATCAAG AAATGTCCGTTTGGAGCGTTGTCGATCGTGAACCTGCCCAGTAACCTGAAGAAGGAAACCACTCACAGATACTGCGCCAACTCCTTCAAACTGCACCG gCTGCCTATCCCCAGACCTGGTGAGGTTCTGGGTCTTGTGGGGACCAACGGTATCGGGAAGTCCACAGCTCTGAAGATTCTGGCTGGAAAACAGAAACCCAACCTGGGGAAGTACGAC AATCCTCCCGACTGGCAGGAGATCCTGACGTACTTCAGAGGATCCGAGCTCCAGAACTACTTCACCAAAATCCTGGAGGACGACCTGCGGGCCATCGTGAAGCCGCAGTACGTGGACCAGATCCCGAAGACCGTGAAG GGGTCAGTAGGAGCCATCCTGAGCAGGAAagacgacacagacacacaaagcatcGTCTGTGATCAGctag ACCTGACTCACCTGCGGGAGAGGAACGTGGAGGATCTGTCGGGCGGCGAGCTGCAGAGGTTCGCCTGCGCAGTCGTCTGCATCCAGAGGGCCGACAT cttcatgtttGACGAGCCGTCCAGCTACCTGGATGTGAAGCAGAGGCTGAAGGCCGCCATCACCATCCGCTCCCTCATCACCCCCGACAG GTACATCATCGTGGTGGAACATGACCTCAGTGTGTTGGACTACCTGTCCGACTTCATCTGCTGCTTGTACGGAGTCCCCAGCGCCTACGGTGTGGTCACCATGCCCTTCAGTGTGCGAGAGG GTATCAACATCTTCTTGGACGGTTACGTTCCCACAGAGAACCTCAGGTTTCGTGAAACCTCATTGGTTTTCAAAGTGGCTGAGACGGccaatgaggaggaggtgaagcgaCTCCGGCACTACCAG TATCCAGACATGTTCAAGAAGATGGGCGAGTTCGAGCTGGATATTAAAGGAGGAGAGTTCACGGACTCTGAGATCATGGTGATGCTGGGAGAGAACG gcaCAGGGAAGACGACCTTCATCAGGATGTTGGCTGGAGGACTCAAACCTGACGAGGGAG gtgatGTTCCCACCCTCCTCGTCAGCTACAAGCCTCAAACCATCAGCCCCAAGTTTAAG ggcagTGTGCGAGCTCTGCTGCATGAGAAGATCCGAGACGCCTACACTCACCCTCAGTTCATCACAGACGTGATGAAGCCGCTTCAGATCGAGAGCATCATCGATCAGGAC gTGCAGATCCTGTCTGGTGGCGAGCTGCAGCGAGTCGCTCTCACTCTGTGTTTGGGGAAACCAGCTGATGTTTATCTGATCGATGAACCGTCGGCCTACCTGGACTCTGAGCAGAGGCTGATGGCCGCCAGGGTCATCAAGAG GTACATCCTCCACGCCAAGAAGACTGCCTTCGTGGTGGAGCACGACTTCATCATGGCGACCTACCTGGCCGACAGAGTCATCGTGTTCGACGGGATTCCCTCCAGGCAGACCGCCGCCAACAC GCCTCAGGGTCTGTTGGCAGGAATGAACCGTTTCCTGGCGCTGCTGGAAATCACGTTCAGACGAGACCCAAACAACTTCAGACCCCGGATCAACAAACTCAACTCCATCAAG GACACTGAACAGAAGAAGAGCGGAAACTATTTCTTCCTTGACGACTGA
- the LOC133949905 gene encoding F-box/WD repeat-containing protein 7-like isoform X2: MGFYGSLKLIFYKVKRKLDHGPDARPFPSGKKLCKGGGFLRPPRPVQVTPTTFCDLRLANGHSAQRRQVTSGPPPSGLQDWLHTFKMWSGPERLLALDELIDRCETNQVKHMMQVIEPQFQRDFISMLPKELALYVLRLLAPRDLVQAAQTCRSWRILAEDNLLWREKCGEEGISEGVASRHRKCGRSGGAAVSRWKSTYIQQHRVDNNWRRGDAQEPMVLTGHDDHVITCLQFSGDLIVSGSDDNTLKVWSATSGKCLRTLAGHSGGVWCSQMAVAMVISGSTDRTLRVWDAETGTCVHTLRGHTSTVRCMHLHGHRVVSGSRDSTLRVWDVWSGRCEHVLSGHVAAVRCVQYDGRRVVSGGYDHMVKVWDPETEACLHTLQGHTNRVYSLQFDGVLVASGSLDTSIRVWDSNTGGCVHTLTGHQSLTSGMKLRDNVLVSANADATVRVWDVRTGQCLHTLEGPNQHQSAVTCLQFCGRLVLSSSDDGTVKLWDLQSGAWLRDLVALQSRGSGGVVWRIRASDTRLVCAAGSRNGSEETKLLVLDFNGDETKDETD; this comes from the exons ATGGGTTTCTACGGGAGCCTGAAGCTCATCTTCTACAAA GTGAAGAGGAAGTTGGATCATGGTCCAGACGCTCGTCCGTTTCCTTCGGGGAAGAAACTCTGTAAAGGCGGCGGATTCCTCAG GCCCCCCCGTCCGGTTCAGGTCACGCCCACCACCTTCTGCGACCTGCGACTGGCCAATGGGCATTCAGCTCAGAGGCGGCAGGTGACCTCGGGTCCGCCCCCTTCCGGCCTACAGGACTGGCTTCACACCTTCAAG ATGTGGAGTGGCCCTGAGAGGCTATTGGCTCTGGACGAGTTGATTGACAGATGTGAGACCAATCAGGTGAAGCACATGATGCAAGTGATCGAGCCGCAGTTCCAGAGAGACTTCATATCAATGTTGCCCAAAGAG TTGGCCCTGTATGTGCTGAGGCTCCTGGCTCCCAGGGATCTGGTGCAGGCGGCTCAGACCTGCAGGTCCTGGAGGATCCTGGCTGAAGACAACCTGCTGTGGAGGGAGAAGTGTGGAGAGGAAG GTATATCAGAGGGCGTGGCCTCTCGTCACAGGAAGTGTGGGAGGTCGGGGGGGGCGGCGGTAAGTCGATGGAAGTCTACTTACATCCAACAACACCGCGTGGACAACAACTGGAGGAGGGGCGACGCACAGGAGCCCAtg GTGTTGACAGGTCACGATGATCATGTGATCACTTGTCTCCAGTTCAGTGGCGACCTGATCGTCAGCGGCTCCGACGACAACACACTCAAAGTGTGGTCGGCCACCAGCGGCaag TGTCTGAGGACACTAGCAGGTCACAGCGGGGGGGTGTGGTGCAGCCAGATGGCCGTTGCCATGGTGATCAGCGGCTCCACCGACCGAACCCTTCGCGTGTGGGACGCAGAGACGGGGACATGTGTCCACACGCTGAGGGGACACACGTCCACTGTGCGCTGCATGCACCTGCACGGCCAccg CGTGGTGTCGGGCTCTCGGGACTCGACCCTGCGGGTGTGGGACGTGTGGAGCGGCCGCTGTGAACACGTGCTGAGCGGACACGTGGCCGCGGTGCGCTGCGTTCAGTACGACGGGCGCCGCGTGGTGTCGGGGGGGTACGACCACATGGTGAAGGTGTGGGACCCAGAGACGGAGGCGTGtctacacacactgcagggacacacaaacagagtgtaCTCactacag TTCGATGGCGTGCTGGTGGCGAGCGGCTCGTTGGACACGTCCATCAGAGTCTGGGACTCAAACACAG GTGGGTGTGTCCACACGTTGACCGGCCACCAATCACTGACCAGCGGCATGAAGCTGAGGGACAACGTCCTCGTCTCCGCAAACGCAGACGCCACCGTCCGAGTGTGGGACGTCCGGACGGGACAGTGTCTCCACACGCTGGAAG GTCCTAACCAGCATCAGTCTGCTGTGACGTGTCTTCAGTTCTGTGGACGTCTCGTCTTGTCCAGTTCAGACGATGGGACGGTCAAACTGTGGGACCTGCAGAGCGGCGCCTGGCTCAGGGACCTGGTGGCGCTGCAGAGCCGGGGATCAG GGGGTGTGGTCTGGCGAATCCGAGCGTCCGACACTCGGCTGGTGTGCGCCGCCGGCAGCAGGAACGGGTCGGAGGAGACCAAACTCCTGGTGCTGGACTTCAACGGGGACGAGACGAAGGACGAGACGGACTGA
- the LOC133949905 gene encoding F-box/WD repeat-containing protein 7-like isoform X1, translated as MSPACLSSVFCLLSPPQVKRKLDHGPDARPFPSGKKLCKGGGFLRPPRPVQVTPTTFCDLRLANGHSAQRRQVTSGPPPSGLQDWLHTFKMWSGPERLLALDELIDRCETNQVKHMMQVIEPQFQRDFISMLPKELALYVLRLLAPRDLVQAAQTCRSWRILAEDNLLWREKCGEEGISEGVASRHRKCGRSGGAAVSRWKSTYIQQHRVDNNWRRGDAQEPMVLTGHDDHVITCLQFSGDLIVSGSDDNTLKVWSATSGKCLRTLAGHSGGVWCSQMAVAMVISGSTDRTLRVWDAETGTCVHTLRGHTSTVRCMHLHGHRVVSGSRDSTLRVWDVWSGRCEHVLSGHVAAVRCVQYDGRRVVSGGYDHMVKVWDPETEACLHTLQGHTNRVYSLQFDGVLVASGSLDTSIRVWDSNTGGCVHTLTGHQSLTSGMKLRDNVLVSANADATVRVWDVRTGQCLHTLEGPNQHQSAVTCLQFCGRLVLSSSDDGTVKLWDLQSGAWLRDLVALQSRGSGGVVWRIRASDTRLVCAAGSRNGSEETKLLVLDFNGDETKDETD; from the exons ATGTCTCCAGCctgtctgtcttctgtcttctgtcttctgtctccccctcagGTGAAGAGGAAGTTGGATCATGGTCCAGACGCTCGTCCGTTTCCTTCGGGGAAGAAACTCTGTAAAGGCGGCGGATTCCTCAG GCCCCCCCGTCCGGTTCAGGTCACGCCCACCACCTTCTGCGACCTGCGACTGGCCAATGGGCATTCAGCTCAGAGGCGGCAGGTGACCTCGGGTCCGCCCCCTTCCGGCCTACAGGACTGGCTTCACACCTTCAAG ATGTGGAGTGGCCCTGAGAGGCTATTGGCTCTGGACGAGTTGATTGACAGATGTGAGACCAATCAGGTGAAGCACATGATGCAAGTGATCGAGCCGCAGTTCCAGAGAGACTTCATATCAATGTTGCCCAAAGAG TTGGCCCTGTATGTGCTGAGGCTCCTGGCTCCCAGGGATCTGGTGCAGGCGGCTCAGACCTGCAGGTCCTGGAGGATCCTGGCTGAAGACAACCTGCTGTGGAGGGAGAAGTGTGGAGAGGAAG GTATATCAGAGGGCGTGGCCTCTCGTCACAGGAAGTGTGGGAGGTCGGGGGGGGCGGCGGTAAGTCGATGGAAGTCTACTTACATCCAACAACACCGCGTGGACAACAACTGGAGGAGGGGCGACGCACAGGAGCCCAtg GTGTTGACAGGTCACGATGATCATGTGATCACTTGTCTCCAGTTCAGTGGCGACCTGATCGTCAGCGGCTCCGACGACAACACACTCAAAGTGTGGTCGGCCACCAGCGGCaag TGTCTGAGGACACTAGCAGGTCACAGCGGGGGGGTGTGGTGCAGCCAGATGGCCGTTGCCATGGTGATCAGCGGCTCCACCGACCGAACCCTTCGCGTGTGGGACGCAGAGACGGGGACATGTGTCCACACGCTGAGGGGACACACGTCCACTGTGCGCTGCATGCACCTGCACGGCCAccg CGTGGTGTCGGGCTCTCGGGACTCGACCCTGCGGGTGTGGGACGTGTGGAGCGGCCGCTGTGAACACGTGCTGAGCGGACACGTGGCCGCGGTGCGCTGCGTTCAGTACGACGGGCGCCGCGTGGTGTCGGGGGGGTACGACCACATGGTGAAGGTGTGGGACCCAGAGACGGAGGCGTGtctacacacactgcagggacacacaaacagagtgtaCTCactacag TTCGATGGCGTGCTGGTGGCGAGCGGCTCGTTGGACACGTCCATCAGAGTCTGGGACTCAAACACAG GTGGGTGTGTCCACACGTTGACCGGCCACCAATCACTGACCAGCGGCATGAAGCTGAGGGACAACGTCCTCGTCTCCGCAAACGCAGACGCCACCGTCCGAGTGTGGGACGTCCGGACGGGACAGTGTCTCCACACGCTGGAAG GTCCTAACCAGCATCAGTCTGCTGTGACGTGTCTTCAGTTCTGTGGACGTCTCGTCTTGTCCAGTTCAGACGATGGGACGGTCAAACTGTGGGACCTGCAGAGCGGCGCCTGGCTCAGGGACCTGGTGGCGCTGCAGAGCCGGGGATCAG GGGGTGTGGTCTGGCGAATCCGAGCGTCCGACACTCGGCTGGTGTGCGCCGCCGGCAGCAGGAACGGGTCGGAGGAGACCAAACTCCTGGTGCTGGACTTCAACGGGGACGAGACGAAGGACGAGACGGACTGA
- the LOC133949905 gene encoding F-box/WD repeat-containing protein 7-like isoform X3, with amino-acid sequence MSPACLSSVFCLLSPPQVKRKLDHGPDARPFPSGKKLCKGGGFLRPPRPVQVTPTTFCDLRLANGHSAQRRQVTSGPPPSGLQDWLHTFKMWSGPERLLALDELIDRCETNQVKHMMQVIEPQFQRDFISMLPKELALYVLRLLAPRDLVQAAQTCRSWRILAEDNLLWREKCGEEGISEGVASRHRKCGRSGGAAVSRWKSTYIQQHRVDNNWRRGDAQEPMFSGDLIVSGSDDNTLKVWSATSGKCLRTLAGHSGGVWCSQMAVAMVISGSTDRTLRVWDAETGTCVHTLRGHTSTVRCMHLHGHRVVSGSRDSTLRVWDVWSGRCEHVLSGHVAAVRCVQYDGRRVVSGGYDHMVKVWDPETEACLHTLQGHTNRVYSLQFDGVLVASGSLDTSIRVWDSNTGGCVHTLTGHQSLTSGMKLRDNVLVSANADATVRVWDVRTGQCLHTLEGPNQHQSAVTCLQFCGRLVLSSSDDGTVKLWDLQSGAWLRDLVALQSRGSGGVVWRIRASDTRLVCAAGSRNGSEETKLLVLDFNGDETKDETD; translated from the exons ATGTCTCCAGCctgtctgtcttctgtcttctgtcttctgtctccccctcagGTGAAGAGGAAGTTGGATCATGGTCCAGACGCTCGTCCGTTTCCTTCGGGGAAGAAACTCTGTAAAGGCGGCGGATTCCTCAG GCCCCCCCGTCCGGTTCAGGTCACGCCCACCACCTTCTGCGACCTGCGACTGGCCAATGGGCATTCAGCTCAGAGGCGGCAGGTGACCTCGGGTCCGCCCCCTTCCGGCCTACAGGACTGGCTTCACACCTTCAAG ATGTGGAGTGGCCCTGAGAGGCTATTGGCTCTGGACGAGTTGATTGACAGATGTGAGACCAATCAGGTGAAGCACATGATGCAAGTGATCGAGCCGCAGTTCCAGAGAGACTTCATATCAATGTTGCCCAAAGAG TTGGCCCTGTATGTGCTGAGGCTCCTGGCTCCCAGGGATCTGGTGCAGGCGGCTCAGACCTGCAGGTCCTGGAGGATCCTGGCTGAAGACAACCTGCTGTGGAGGGAGAAGTGTGGAGAGGAAG GTATATCAGAGGGCGTGGCCTCTCGTCACAGGAAGTGTGGGAGGTCGGGGGGGGCGGCGGTAAGTCGATGGAAGTCTACTTACATCCAACAACACCGCGTGGACAACAACTGGAGGAGGGGCGACGCACAGGAGCCCAtg TTCAGTGGCGACCTGATCGTCAGCGGCTCCGACGACAACACACTCAAAGTGTGGTCGGCCACCAGCGGCaag TGTCTGAGGACACTAGCAGGTCACAGCGGGGGGGTGTGGTGCAGCCAGATGGCCGTTGCCATGGTGATCAGCGGCTCCACCGACCGAACCCTTCGCGTGTGGGACGCAGAGACGGGGACATGTGTCCACACGCTGAGGGGACACACGTCCACTGTGCGCTGCATGCACCTGCACGGCCAccg CGTGGTGTCGGGCTCTCGGGACTCGACCCTGCGGGTGTGGGACGTGTGGAGCGGCCGCTGTGAACACGTGCTGAGCGGACACGTGGCCGCGGTGCGCTGCGTTCAGTACGACGGGCGCCGCGTGGTGTCGGGGGGGTACGACCACATGGTGAAGGTGTGGGACCCAGAGACGGAGGCGTGtctacacacactgcagggacacacaaacagagtgtaCTCactacag TTCGATGGCGTGCTGGTGGCGAGCGGCTCGTTGGACACGTCCATCAGAGTCTGGGACTCAAACACAG GTGGGTGTGTCCACACGTTGACCGGCCACCAATCACTGACCAGCGGCATGAAGCTGAGGGACAACGTCCTCGTCTCCGCAAACGCAGACGCCACCGTCCGAGTGTGGGACGTCCGGACGGGACAGTGTCTCCACACGCTGGAAG GTCCTAACCAGCATCAGTCTGCTGTGACGTGTCTTCAGTTCTGTGGACGTCTCGTCTTGTCCAGTTCAGACGATGGGACGGTCAAACTGTGGGACCTGCAGAGCGGCGCCTGGCTCAGGGACCTGGTGGCGCTGCAGAGCCGGGGATCAG GGGGTGTGGTCTGGCGAATCCGAGCGTCCGACACTCGGCTGGTGTGCGCCGCCGGCAGCAGGAACGGGTCGGAGGAGACCAAACTCCTGGTGCTGGACTTCAACGGGGACGAGACGAAGGACGAGACGGACTGA